Within Rhododendron vialii isolate Sample 1 chromosome 12a, ASM3025357v1, the genomic segment ccctaaacctTTGTGAGCTACATCTCAAgcgatcaaaccccgaagtacaaaccctaatcctagggtttcgagaagaagatcagtcaatcaccctcaatccgaaaCAATAAAgtactgagggatcaaggtggtgaggcctagGGACCTATGGTTTAATTCATCTtatgtttttatactttaatcGTAGTATTTTAATTTCTGATTAACTCTTTGttttggtgtgaggaagaacatcggctggggaaTCAATCATTCGGCCGATACATCGATCTAGTGGGATTCCTTGGCCCTGACATCAATTCACCGGCCAAGGGATCTATTTGCTGGGACATATTTGTTTTCTGCTTATTCTAATGTATGCTTTCAATTATCGtactggctcaccttatcaactgttaaaggctaaaaaccagattatgtgttagaattaaataaagcaaatatacATTGTATGTCAAACGATTATGGACCAGTCTCATGACTGgacaaagaggggtgcctaacaccttccccttattgtactcttggcttctgtacccggaatctctatctatttttcataattttaataaACTAGGTAGTGACACTATTTGATGATAAttgttatcgtgtggcgatgttcctagccatgggaatatccataATCTtagtttatgaagtggaaccaaacaagcgtgatcaatctgtatggcgatacCCCGTTtaggaggtgtctacagtttttggagATTCTGCTGGGGatttgagagccataaccagaaagttcaacatgaaattaatatttgctttatttaattattgTATCATATGCATTGAGCTGACAACCTcattgagttcacctaatatcccggcatgtcacgggctatgttaggggttctaACAAACTCCTTGCGAAGCACCCTTTGAGACTACCGGAAACTTTGCATATTGTAGAAAACCATAGAACTctttccaaactaggacaggaaaTCCCAAATAGGTTAGGACTACGTGTTGCATCATATCTCAAACTCTTGTTTGATTCAATAATTATCACTTTCTAGAGTTTTTATTGCTGTGGAAGATGAATTCATGCTCATTTTATTAAGAGTTTGTGatgaagtctatctctcttgagATAAAGAATAATCCTTGCATAACTCTGTCTCTCTTTGGGACAAATTTTTACTTGTGGAAGATTGCCACAGTCCTATACTGTTAGGAgttctgaaaaaaaaacaaaaaacaaaagtcttcttttttctctaggttttatttctttctttcttgctaGGATCcttttcaaccaaaaaagaaagaaagaagaagaatctttctttttatttctttctcttttaatcTGTGCTAGaatctttttaaagaaaaaaatatttctttattctttaggttttaataaatttctttctttctttattcttataaagaaaaaagaaaaagtggggGTTTCATCAATCTTTTATCTTGCACGGTACATTGTATATATGATCACTTGATCGCATGATTACTTGTTGTATCGTATTACAACCTGATCACATCACTtcatagtactagtactttgaTCAATCACTTGGTTACATACATGATACATGGGTCTTCATATTAGGGGGCAATAGGCGTTGGTACACACTGCACAATCACTTGATTTGAGATGTCTCAACATGAATGTAATTAGGTTTTTGCTTCTCTTAGATTTGCTTTTGGACTTAGCTGTGACAGTTGTGGCTGCCAAATTCTTAGAAGTCTTTTCCTCTAGATGTTGACAGTCTCGTGATCATAATGGAAAATCATGAGCTTGCTCAACAAGTCAAGGACATCAAAGCTGCCTTGGCTCACTCAAAAGGAGATCAAATCCTTGATTTTGATGGACTCTGCCTTTTCCCAAATGCCAAATTACCAGAtaagttcaagatgcctgatATTGAGAAGTTTAATGGCACTGGCAATCCCACCAGCCATGTCTGCCATATCATCAACACCCTGAAACCTATGGGCCTGAATGATGAACTCATTGCCCAACTTTTTTAAAGGACTCTCACAGGCAGTGCTTTCGATTGATTTCTCACTTTGGACTTCACCAAGTACAAGGGGTGGCaagaaattgccaatgctttcATCAATCAATATGCCAACAATATCCAAATTGAGGTAACCACTCGAGATTTGGAGATGCTTAAACAAAAGCCAAATGAGAGCTTTGCTAATTTTCTTACTAGGTGGAGAAAGAAAGCCGCACAGATGAAAACTCTTCCCTCAGAAGAAGATCAAGTCAGAATGGTGGTAAGAAATTTATAGCCACAGTTCCTAAGGCACATGTATTCCTAAATAATTTCTACATTTAAGTGCCTCTATGCTACTGGATTACAAGTTGAAGATAGCCTTAATCAAGGATTACTCGACAATGAAGAAGTCAGCCACAAGGTAGAGACAAACACAAATACCAACAATGATAGTGGTTTAATTTGGTGAGATCTCATCACAAGCGTAAGAGAGAATTTGTTCCTCTTGGAATCAAGTTATAGAAGATGTGTTCTACATCTTAGAAGCAACAGGCGATCTGAAACCATTGCAACCAAAATTTTCTTGTAATCTTGCACAGAAGGGTGAGGAGTATTGCAAGTATCACCAAGTGACTGGTCATTCCATTGAACAATGTGGGGCTCTCAAGAATGCAGTCCAGGATCTCACCGATCAAGGGATAGTTGATCCAACCAAGCTGGATGATTGAGAAGCGGCGGCTAAATTCTATCATGTGTTTTGAGtcagttttttttatgagtCTCAATTAGCTAATCTTTGGGCCTTTCTTTTGGCCCTTATTTGCTTCTTTCTAGTGTTTGAGTATTGAGTTTGTTCCCTTTTAGGAATTTGAgtcttaagtttattttctcttgaaattaAAGTCATTTTGTTCATCATGGTTTTGAATCAACTCTTTGCACTCAACATGAAATGTGAATCTCTCTCGGAATATGAATCTCCTTACATATGAATTACGAATGACCTGATTCTCTTTAGAGATACGTAGGCACCTTAGGATCGGCCacatttttgaaattgtttcctCGATCTTGTGCTAATTTGCTGCCATGAAATACTCATGATAACATTAAGTGTTGAAAACAACCCTCAAGGGTTTCAAAGTGATCTCATGATATCGCTTGAAACACATCATAAATCACTCGAGTTCTCAAATGCAAAGAATGAGTTATGACCCATGTCATTCATGTTGAGTTGAGGGGGAGTTGAAAACATTTGTGTGCTCTCATGGAGCCGCTCATAGGAGAAACATATTGTTGaagatagaaaggaaaaaaatgagctCACTAGATTGAAAACCCTCAAGGGCgatctaggcaaaagttagagtatGGAAAAATGGCTTTAGAAATGTGATCTATTGAATGTTTTCGCtgtaaaaataattattttcctATATTGTAATCTATAGCAGTCTACCCCATCGATACCATACCACAGTGGAAAGGCATGTAGGCTGTTGCGTGCCGCTTAAGACACAAGAAAAGTGATGAGAGGACCTGGATCTTTTGGAAATATCAGGAAATTCCAAAAGTAGCCCCCTTCAGAGAGCTCTTGGTACGATTATGGTTGCAATTTTTAAACGAGTGGTATCAAGCTGAGTATTGGCTTGTTGCGCTGTGCTCAGTCAGGAATTACAGTCCAAGCTTATTTGAAGCTGAGAATGAGCTTGGCTAACATTGTTTGAGCTCAAGCTCCAGCTCAGCTCATCCTGGTGGTGTTTTTATCATTATACAAAATGTAACCTAGTCAAGACCAGCATTGCTTGAGCTCGGGTCAGTTCGCTTGATAGTGGTTGAAAGTTGGGTTGCATTCGATACGTAAATGAAATTGAATGAACttgaaaagctgaaaatgagTCGAGGTCGATCCATTCATCAACAACTAAATTGTGTCTACTCTAAATGGCAGGTATATAATATTGGTCGTTGATGAGTATGTAAATTGTGAATCCCTACAGTTTGTGTGTGAGAGATGTTGGATGTGTAACTCATTATAAGCATAAGTCGACTTCATTACAGTTTGCCtaatttctgtattttttaaCTGCATAGAACTTAAAGCACCGGTTATGGCTCGGAAAAAAGGATTCATATCTCATCTTGTAAACTATGCCAACTCAGAAAGCTATGCTAACCTATTTTTTCTGTCCTCTTCAACAATCAGAAAGTCTGAACAGCGGCAGTTTTGATAAAATCTTGCATTGAGGCCTATGAAAATTACATATGCTCCACGACAGTAGGAGCTTCACTTCAAAACATCTTTCTGAGGATATATTTTCTTAAGCTGTTTTTCGACACAGAATATTGCAAGTTGTTTGTTGTGATTAGTATACCAGTTTTCATAATTATTTATCATCCTGCCTTCAGGTGGCTGGTAGACCACATGATTAAACTTGGCTTCTCCAAGTCATTGTCAGAATGGATAGGCAGCAACCTCAAAAAATCAGGAGAACATGAGACATGGGCTTTTAATCTTGAAGGTGCTGTTGATATGTTCAATTCTTACCGGTAAACTAACCACTTTCCTCTTTGAATTCCGTCTGGGTCAGTTTCTcaattaatttcttttgcttttgttgtcGTTATTTTTCAGTCATATGCCTATTTAGATGAGTAAGAATATGGAGtatgcttttattttcttaggGAGACGGATTATTGGCCTTTGCTGGAGCACCCGCCTAAATGGATGGATGTATCTATTGTGCGCGCTGAGAAGAGCGACAGATGGGACACTGATGTGATTCAGAGGCTTGAAAGCCTTGCCAATCGAAGGGTTGATGAATCTGAGGGGAAGTTTTCAGTGCATGTTCTTCCCAACTCCGGCCACTGGGTTCATGTGGACAATCCAAAGGGACTCCTAGAGATTATGGCCCCCAGAATTGCTTCCCTAGCTTAATTCAGTTCTATTCTGGAGGTTGTGACTTTGATTATTCGAACGTAAATCTCTTGAGTTATTTTTCTCTTAGAAGGGTTTCTGGTAATTTGATGTTATTGTTATCGTGGTCATCATTGTCTTGTCGAGAGACAAATTTAATCGCATTTGATGTTAAGTTTGAGTTTTCATGAACACCTCATAATTATTTTTCGAAACATctcataattatttttattggacAATTTTATGGTATGGAAAACATAATTTTCTACTAATAATTTTCCTAACCATCGACCATATGACGGTATGAGTTCCATAGAAAAAACGTCCTCCAAATTCATTACGGAAAAATGCACAACCAAAAAGTTAAGGTTTTGCTCTTtaaagagtgtttttttttattcgttttATTATGGTGCTAGCTTAAAATTTTAGCAATGGCCCCTTCTATGATCATGAAACATGCATGGATATTCAGCTGTTGAGGCTTGAAAGAACGTTTGggtttttacttttattttgtcaaatgaTAGAAGAATTTATTCGCCGAGAGTTATCTATCTCTCCTTGACACAAACACGGGGTTCAGAGCTAAGACGCTTCCAAGCAATTATAGGGGCTTCGGGTCTGAGGTAAGCCTTCCTGTATCATTTGTAGGCAAAGGGGTACGCAAACGTGGTTGTGTAGTGGCAAGAATCTGAAAAGCCAAGTCATGTTCATTTTGACTAATTATTCGATtaatttgagaaaaataaagtttgattttgatttctatctaagattactaaaaaataaagtcaAAACAACTGAAAAAACGAGCGAGTAAATGGAGAGGGAATCTCGGATTCGAATTCAATATTTCTCTCATAACAGTAACTAAGTATCAATTAAAAGTGAATTGTTTAGTTTTTTCTGAATTCTGTTAGGGTTTGCATTTCCTTCTGAATTAGATTGATTTGCATTTCCTTGAAGGTTTTCATGCATTCaacacttttctttttcaatcatcaaccaaacaaaaagcCTCTTTTAAGCCTATTTTCACGTCCAATGCACACCAAAACTAAAAACACTCAAAACATGCTAAGCCAACACATAAGTTAGGATTTGGTTAAGGAGGGGATGGGAGAAAGGATGTGACATTCACCCGTGAAGGTGGTCTGCAACAGTCGTTGTTGACTTGAGGATAGCGGATTTGAGAataagagaaacttattcacagtTGAGCCGTAAACAAGTTCTTTATAATAGCAATCAATCgcaaccgttcaaaagtgttctggacggtctgtaatgaaactttttcggagaaaagtttaactctttcccggaaaaattcaaaaaaacatctagaccgtccaaaagtgttttggacggttgcGATTGGCTtcgtaaacaactattcacagCTTCGccattaaaaagattttctctttggGAATATATAGAAGGCTATTGTGGGAAGGTTGTAGATTCAGTTTTATTTTCGAGATTAGTTGCGGGCAAATTTCCCATGATCGAATTAATGTTGACATCACTAGTTCTGTTAGGGTTTCAAACGGAAAGATACCAGAAAAGGGGTCTTTCGATAAATAACTTCAAATTAAGGCAGACGGTGATATATCAGATACTTCAGGGTACGATTCTGCATTCATCAGAAAACCTCAGGGAAAGTTACTAAAATTAAAGGTAAAAGGATGGGGGTAATTTCGGTATTCGATGTAGTATCGATCAGCTCCCAAACCCTAGCCAtataaatagaaaattaaaaactacGGGCCAGTCTCCCTTTTTTGGTGGACTTCCCACGCACTCCAACCCAATTTTAAAAAGAACCAACAAGGACGGCCCGTTTTTCCCTTCCCGAAATACCCCTGGACTTCCCTCGCCCAATACCACAAGGCTGGTCTCTACGACTATCTTCGTTCCCATCGAATATCTTCGCACTCTAGTCTATAGCTTTCAAATAGACTCTACAGCTTCCGAATCGAGTCTACTATGTCGTTCGCGTGGCCTCTTTCGTTTACAGAGATTTAGGGTTTCGATACTGGAACGACATCTTGTTGCGGAACCCTAGCAAAATGAAATGATGAACTATATTTTCTTAATTCTTGCTCCATTGCATGTTTAAATTGTGGCAATTGTCAAGGATTTTGTGTGTATTACTGTACGAGCTGTGGTTTAGCACTGATTTTGCTAAAGATTTACTAGGTTCTTAGAATGAAATTGATTGCTTTCAGATTTATTAGGTTTTTGCTAGAGACTTTTTGTTGCCAAAACACTTCAAAAATGATATGATGAACTATATTTTCTTATTCAAGTTCATGGCATTTGATATAGCTGCGATTTTCTTGAAAAGACTGGTGAATTGAATATACATCACTGAGTGACTGGAAAGGGAATAAATTGATATTTTGGTTGCCCAGCGAGCATTTTAGTACCACTGGACCAATATATTAGCATCTATGATCTACCTAGTCTTGCTAGGGCGTTGTGCCGTAAAGTAGTAGATCTGAAGTAAAGCCACTCCCGAGGTTGAGACTGATGAAACAATCGAGTTAAAGGTTTTGACaaattccttcttcttttgtcCCTATGCTTGTGTACACGGTCTTTCACATAGTTTTGTACTTAGACAAGTGTAAAATCctgtctttttttaaaaagaaaaaaaaaagtagtagtttAATCACGTGGTCCGAATAGAAACCCGACTCATTGTATGAGTTACGCAATGATGagatttttccttaaaaatccGACACCGCCACGTTGacccttaaattattattagtctgtgttgaatttttagaatttttcggAGACTGAAATCTGAACGCGTACGAACCGAAATCGCAACGAGCTGACTCACCATGCTACGTGTCGTGGAGTGGTGCTTCGGAATTACAGGTGTAATTCCTTTCACCTGTTTCACCGCCTTCCactgttttatatatatatatatgggtaatTAACAAATTAGAAAGCAaaagcaaagtaaaaaaaaaaaagagatagaaaAGAGAGTATAGTAAAGGAGAGCGAGGGACTCCTGTACCCTTCTTCCTCTGCCGAGATCCACCGACTACCATTCCGTTTGTTTTCCGGAGGATTCCTACAGTTTCTATTGGTAATCTTTCTCACCTTTTCACCGCATCTTTTTCTCCTCTTGCATACGCAGCACCCGAACCCCCGAAATTTTCACACAAGCGAAACTCTTTCCGGCAAAGAGTTTGGTTTCGGAACTCGCCGCCGTAAATTGGTTTAAGTAGATTATTTGCCGTGATGTTGTGACTGTTATAAGCCTCAATTTAGAAGATTAATATAGGAGTTTGATTAAGTTAATTAAGAGACTCCACTAATCCTTCGTACCTATCCTAACTGATGAATTCTTTTTCCCAACTCATacgttatttcttttttaatttgtacCCACAACTTCTAGGGGTAATTATAGAACAGCTATATAGAACCAAAATAATAGATTAGCTATAGATTAGCTATGTACGTTAATTATTAGCTTTATACTTCCTCTGTAATAgaaccaaaataataataataaatactaTAGTATTTGTGCCGACCCGACGGCCTAGTGAAGAAATTAGAGTCAATTCCTAGATCATGTTCAAACTGTGGCAAGAAGTAATTTGTGGCACATTTTGTATAGGTACCAGTGCCTTGGGCTAGTTCAGTGCCACGTCAAGTTAGACGCatcctttttggtgagttgcgcatgtcttagttacatgtattttctgaaattttggaatgagatgccattgcttgattttgctagaaaatatggaatttgaacttcctcgttggtttaattgatgttaatgCATGCGATGGCTggtttgtaaatcttttgagttGCAATTAaattagaccatggcaatatgttttggaaacttgaattttactggttgcgagtacatgcttgtgataatatgattcattcaaacgGTGTCCCGAGTGCTaggggacgggtaaagatactagtggcgggaagtaataaggtaggagatgcagctAGGCATCACggggtaatgatatcttaccactcttcaatggggtcgctccccaaccgactggcaaaaataccgttgaatgctattatcgctcaaaagtgcaaaagttgaaagaaaaaatgaaatgaaaagggtccatcttttggaccaaagaAATGAGCTTATGGACTAAAATGCATGTACTGGAGAATTTGATGAGAATATTTGAAATGTGCTTTGCTCTTGAATTATTTTACTAAGTgaggtatttccatggtcaaacttgtaactttggtatacgtttctcacccgagcttcggcttatgaaaaccttttccaatttttcaggttaaggtagatagcaagttgtggaCTGAATGAGGTGCTAGAATAACCGTGGAGAATTGTGTGTAgcctaatggtttgtaattattatacttgtacacttagaagctctgggattatgttatttattctacgcttccgcataccttgcttatatggtttaaaatgacaatgacgtgagaaatccctaaactagaatatgagcaggccttcggcggcttaacacccgcttggccggtcacaacttccaaggtaggttttgggtcgtgacagaagtggtatcagagcattagTTTATGAATTTCTTAAAACCCAGAGCTTTAGGAGTCTAGCTTCACAGTTTGAGCACACAACTTTATGTACCTTATGTGTTTTGTCTGTTCTATCTTGAAGTTGATCTCACATTTAAAATAGTGTCTAGAGATAGACAAGAAATGATGTCAAACTACCTTGTGGTCTAAATGGCACTGAGGAAATCCTTTTGGACACTGAATGACATCGTGCCTTTGTTTAATATTGATCTCAGACCCAACACTCTATATGGAAGGAGGCTCAAGTGAATATGGGTAATGTAAAGTGTTAAAATGTGGTCACAATTACattaaaaaaaggagaaaaagggagaagaaaCGACTTGGGAGAAAGATAATCAGAGTGCGCAGTGGAAGTGTGGCTATCAAGTGTACCTTTCCAAGAATCTAGAGCTATAAGATCATACTCTTTATAGATGAATCCTATTTGCTTGACTCTCATTGTGTTAACATTGTTAGTAAGTCTTCTTGACATAAGACAATTTTATTCAATCTATTTGGGACATACAATACTCTTTATTGATGAATCTCATTTGTTGCGCTGTTTCAATTCtttctttgtgtttcttttgtGATCAAATATGAGCTTGATGGGCATATTTCGAATCAGTATTGCCTATTTCTTAGCATTGTTTCTCTACTGAACTTCATATAATTGAGCGTGAACCAAATGAATCCGAATCGTATTCATCGCCTCCGTCTTCTTGAAAGTAACTATCCCTACTGTTGTCCTTCATTCTTAAACGAAATAGGAGAATTGTTCCATCAATTGTTTGAACTCCAATAATTGCTTGCTGCTCTCACATTGCAAGATGAAAGCTATCAATCTCTGATTGTTCTATACAGCCCTTGAGCACTGATTATTGTTCtccaaattatttttctgtCTATATCAGATGACTAGTCTTGGATGTTTAGTTTGAAATGCGTTAGGCCGACGCAATTTCAAGAGAAATATCTAGATTAATCTCTAAACTCTcaacaaaatccattttcaaCTTCTTTTGAACTATGATGCAAAACTTTGATTCTATTGCCTCACGTGGTATTCTTTTGAACTCTATTGTGAAACTTTGATTCAATTAGCCTTTGTAGTCTTCTTTTGAGCTTTTGTATAATTTTGTTCTGTTTGCTTTTTGTGAATCCTAATGGTGAAACCTCAGAAATTCTTCTATGTCAGCCCTCATTATATTTTCTAAGATGTGCATATGAGTAACTTGATTAATTCCTAGACTCTGTGCAATTCCATTTTTAGCTCCTTTCTAACTCTTTTGTAAACTTGGTTTCATTGGGCTTATGTGGGTTCAGTGAATGTACAAATCAGAAattgtgcattttcttcttccatgcCCCTTGCCTCTGAACCCAATTCCTATTCAAACAACTCAGAAAGAAATGTGTTGTAACCAAGCTAACAATTTACTCGATCTCCAAAATTGTTATATGCTCAGATTTGTTCTTTTTAATGGTGCCTTATCTGATCAATCTAAAACCTTTTTCTACTCCATGGAACTTGTTAAATGTCCAATATGAATATGATTCTTTTTCCTTGAATTTTCATCTGTTATGAAAGCAGTAATTGTTATATGACTCAACTTCTGGAACGTTTCAAGCAAGTTGATATAGGGAATAATTGGTAGAGTATGAATAGGTTTTCTTAGACTGTGTCAACTAGTTTTTAGGATTTCTTCTAGAGGCTGCCGTTATTATCAAAGCTGATGAGGAAAGATCTCGATAGAGAAATATGAAAAGAACATCAAAAGCTGAAGTAGATGCATATCGATGAAAAACGAAAAAGTGATTGACATCTAGAATATTGACATCAACTTTTTGAACTCCATGTCCAAGTAATTGTACGAAATGGACATCTAGAATCTGAGTCCAGATTTAGGGAATTTCCATCACTTTCAAGCAAATGATTCTAACTCTAAAAGAGATGATCGATGCAAGTTTACTCGAAGATTTTTAAGTCAAGGGCAGCAACTACTATCAGCGGAATTCGCCTACACCAGTAGCTATTTGACAAGTGCAAGCTAGACGTCCTTCAAAGCTTTATACGGAAAGTGTTGCAGAATCTCGATATGTCTCCTGAAGAGCAACGATTGGGAAGGAGATAGCATACGAGGAACAAGTCAAGTGAATCTCAGAACGCTGTGTACCAAATGTGACAAACGTGTTCTACCACCGCTGATCAAGATACAAGAAAGCTGACTACAcaaaatgggaaagaaaaaaaatgctactCGTGCTTCGCAAAGACTCTTTGTTATTCGATGATTATCAATATATTCAATTTGGAGGACCAAATTTCCTAAGGTGGGGAGAAATGTAAAATCctgtctttttttaaaaagaaaaaaaaaagtagtagtttAATCACGTGGTCCGAATAGAAACCCGACTCATTGTATGAGTTACGCAATGATGagatttttccttaaaaatccAACACCGCCATGTTGacccttaaattattattagtctgtgttgaatttttagaatttttcggAGACTGAAATCTGAACGAGTACGAACCGAAATCGCAACGAGCTGACTCACCATACTACGTGTCGTGGAGTGGTGCTTCGGAATTACAGGTGTAATTCCTTTCACCTGTTTCACCGCCTTCCactgttttatatatatatatgggtaatTAACAAATTAGAAAGCAaaagcaaagtaaaaaaaaaaaaaagagatagaaaAGAGAGTATAGTAAAGGAGAGCGAGGGACTCCTGTACCCTTCTTCTTCTGCCGAGATCCACCGACTACCATTCCGTTTGTTTTCCGGAGGATTCCTACAGTTTCTATTGGTAATCTTTCTCACCTTTTCACCGCATCTTTTTCTCCTCTTGCATACGCAGCACCCGAACCCCCGAAATTTTCACACAAGCGAAACTCTTTCCGGCAAAGAGTTTGGTTTCGGAACTCGCCGCCGTAAATTGGTTTAAGTAAATTATTTGCCGTGATGTTGTGACTGTTATAAGCCTCAATTTAGAAGATTAATATAGGAGTTTGATTAAGTTAATTAAGAGACTCCACTAATCCTTCGTACCTATCCTAACTGATGAATTCTTTTTCCCAACTCATacgttatttcttttttaatttgtacCCACAACTTCTAGGGGTAATTATAGAACAGCTATATAGAACCAAAATAATAGATTAGCTATAGATTAGCTATGTACGTTAATTATTAGCTTTATACTTCCTCTGTAATAgaaccaaaataataataataaatactaTAGTATTTGTGCCGACCCGACGGCCTAGTGAAGAAATTAGAGTCAATTCCTAGATCATGTTCAAACTGTGGCAAGAAGTAATTTGTGGCACATTTTGTATAGGT encodes:
- the LOC131310390 gene encoding uncharacterized protein LOC131310390 codes for the protein MIKLGFSKSLSEWIGSNLKKSGEHETWAFNLEGAVDMFNSYRETDYWPLLEHPPKWMDVSIVRAEKSDRWDTDVIQRLESLANRRVDESEGKFSVHVLPNSGHWVHVDNPKGLLEIMAPRIASLA